One genomic region from Cydia amplana chromosome Z, ilCydAmpl1.1, whole genome shotgun sequence encodes:
- the LOC134661070 gene encoding lipase 1-like, whose translation MEKIICTVIYLLYVGIVSCGTGTSKAPGLLNFAIPDARSLKKSLRFDEDIYLNFTELANKYKYPTEEHHVVTEDGYILTVFRILPKCRNVTGYPIILLHGIYDSSDAFILAGPQNGLGYVLTENCYDVWAANHRGNVYSRNHLAFDPNKDPEYWNYSFDEHGFYDLPAVIDYVMKSTGLPKVNYIGHSQGTTDFFSMAALKPDYNAKIQLSVHLAPVVFLKRFGIPILKLLAPSVHSLKDALDKSGLSKVLAKHQLAHAIMEYSCRFAPDAICGTGLYIATGYKSGTISSRTLSVAGGHLFSGVSTKSLAHLGQLVASQKFQRYDEGTPGNIERYGTPQPPEYDLSKVTSPVLLMTGQNDFLSPLEDVNELASKLSNLIENVIIPDKTWSHNNHLWGKDVWKFEFPKILEYIKNFNS comes from the coding sequence ATGGaaaaaataatatgtacagttatttatttgttatacgTTGGAATTGTAAGTTGTGGAACTGGGACGTCTAAAGCACCTGGATTGTTAAACTTTGCTATACCGGACGCACGGTCGTTGAAAAAATCACTGAGATTTGATGAAGACATTTATCTCAATTTTACAGAATTAGccaacaaatacaaatacccAACAGAGGAACACCACGTCGTTACCGAAGACGGGTACATTCTGACCGTATTCAGAATTTTGCCGAAATGTCGAAACGTTACCGGATATCCAATAATATTGCTTCATGGCATATACGACAGCTCAGACGCGTTCATTCTAGCCGGACCGCAGAATGGATTAGGTTATGTTCTGACCGAGAATTGTTACGACGTGTGGGCCGCTAACCATAGAGGCAATGTTTACTCGAGGAACCATCTAGCTTTTGATCCAAACAAAGACCCCGAATACTGGAACTACTCGTTTGACGAACATGGGTTCTACGATCTTCCGGCCGTAATAGACTACGTAATGAAAAGTACTGGTCTGCCAAAAGTGAACTACATCGGACATTCCCAAGGAACTACGGATTTCTTCTCGATGGCCGCTCTAAAACCCGATTATAATGCCAAGATACAGCTCTCAGTGCATCTAGCTCCTGTCGTTTTCTTAAAAAGGTTCGGCATACCAATATTAAAGTTGCTAGCTCCTTCTGTGCATAGTTTGAAGGATGCTTTAGACAAATCCGGCCTTAGTAAGGTCCTAGCCAAGCACCAGTTAGCTCACGCCATCATGGAATACTCCTGCCGTTTTGCTCCTGATGCCATTTGTGGGACTGGCCTCTATATCGCTACAGGATATAAAAGCGGTACTATATCGTCAAGAACATTGTCCGTTGCAGGAGGTCATCTCTTTTCAGGAGTGTCGACTAAAAGTCTGGCGCATTTAGGACAGCTGGTAGCTTCGCAAAAGTTCCAGCGATACGATGAAGGAACGCCAGGGAACATCGAAAGATATGGCACACCTCAGCCGCCTGAGTATGATTTGTCCAAAGTGACATCACCAGTGCTTTTAATGACAGGACAAAATGATTTTCTTTCACCATTGGAGGACGTTAATGAACTGGCTTCGAAACTATCAAATTTAatagaaaatgttattattccTGATAAAACGTGGAGTCATAATAATCATTTGTGGGGAAAGGATGTTTGGAAATTTGAATTTCCTAAGATTTTAGAGTATATAAAGAATTTTAATTCTTAG